The Sphingobium sp. JS3065 genome includes a region encoding these proteins:
- a CDS encoding metallopeptidase family protein, whose product MLYVFPMHDAGQPPRFAPTREDIEKLALAALSRLPEPFRSHLSNVVLFVEEFADPDILKEMEIDDPYGLTGLYSGRPVGAEAQTGDLPPTVHLFRRPLLDEWVETGVPLDMLITHVVVHEIGHHFGLSDLDMHVLEDMVTL is encoded by the coding sequence ATGCTTTATGTCTTCCCTATGCACGATGCCGGTCAACCACCCCGATTTGCGCCGACGCGCGAGGATATCGAAAAGCTGGCGCTGGCGGCCCTGTCGCGCCTGCCCGAACCGTTCCGGTCGCATCTGTCGAACGTCGTGCTGTTCGTGGAGGAATTCGCCGATCCCGACATCCTCAAGGAAATGGAGATCGACGATCCCTACGGCCTCACCGGCCTATATTCCGGCCGTCCGGTGGGGGCAGAGGCGCAGACCGGCGATCTGCCGCCGACCGTGCATCTGTTCCGCCGTCCACTGCTGGACGAATGGGTGGAAACCGGCGTGCCGCTCGACATGCTGATCACCCATGTGGTGGTGCATGAGATCGGCCATCATTTCGGTCTGTCCGACCTCGACATGCATGTCCTGGAGGACATGGTCACTCTATGA
- a CDS encoding DUF1330 domain-containing protein, protein MPKGYWIAHITVENPEAYQLYTVGATDAFRLFGGRPLARGGRMVSLEGTTRPRNVVIEFDSLDAALRCYNSPEYQAARAHRIGNATGDIMIIEGVA, encoded by the coding sequence ATGCCAAAGGGATATTGGATCGCACATATCACGGTCGAGAACCCCGAGGCATATCAATTGTACACCGTGGGAGCGACCGACGCCTTCAGGTTATTTGGTGGCCGGCCGCTCGCACGGGGCGGCCGAATGGTCTCGCTCGAAGGAACCACGCGGCCGCGCAATGTCGTCATCGAATTTGACAGCCTGGATGCCGCGTTACGCTGTTATAATTCTCCCGAATACCAGGCTGCGAGGGCACATCGCATCGGTAACGCGACGGGTGACATCATGATTATCGAAGGCGTAGCCTGA
- a CDS encoding SDR family oxidoreductase — protein MTGHTPAGRIADAEELQGTVVFLASSASDFMCGAIIPVDGGYLAR, from the coding sequence ATGACTGGCCACACTCCGGCTGGACGCATCGCGGACGCTGAAGAGTTGCAAGGCACGGTTGTCTTTCTCGCCTCGTCAGCGTCCGATTTTATGTGTGGCGCAATCATTCCGGTCGATGGCGGCTATCTGGCGCGGTGA
- a CDS encoding IS110 family transposase — protein MSKDTMIGVDLAKSVFQLHAASMTGEPKFRKKLPRSAFAAFMAAQPSAVIVMEACGSAHYWAREMIRLGHEVKLIAPHYVKPFVKRQKNDAADAEAIVIAAQRPEMRFVDPKSEEQQSRAILFRGRERLVHQRTELVNAVRAALYEYGHVVPQGINQLCRIADILDELNSDLPVLMREECRDLLAQIAEKTERINIRTKKIKALAAETDAAKRLQTIPGVGPLTALAVEAFAPSMESFRCGRDFAAWLGLVPRQFSSGGKERLGRISKAGQADIRRLLIIGAMSRLNWMGRRSIPENSWLADMLARKPRMLVAIALANKMARTIWALIKNGNEYRIPAQAAVA, from the coding sequence GTGTCAAAAGATACAATGATCGGCGTGGACTTGGCAAAGTCCGTGTTTCAGCTTCATGCAGCGTCAATGACAGGCGAACCCAAGTTTCGGAAAAAGCTTCCGCGTTCAGCCTTCGCCGCATTTATGGCAGCGCAACCGTCGGCGGTGATCGTGATGGAAGCATGTGGCAGTGCGCATTATTGGGCCCGGGAAATGATCCGGCTTGGCCACGAGGTCAAACTTATCGCACCACACTATGTTAAGCCGTTCGTGAAGCGACAGAAAAATGATGCCGCTGACGCTGAAGCGATCGTAATTGCGGCTCAACGACCAGAGATGCGGTTTGTTGATCCAAAGTCGGAAGAGCAGCAAAGCAGGGCGATTCTATTTCGCGGAAGAGAACGGCTGGTTCATCAACGCACGGAACTGGTCAATGCCGTAAGGGCGGCGCTCTATGAATATGGTCATGTTGTCCCCCAAGGCATAAATCAGCTCTGCAGGATTGCGGACATTCTTGATGAGCTTAACAGCGATTTGCCCGTTTTGATGCGGGAGGAATGCCGAGATCTATTGGCACAGATCGCTGAGAAAACTGAGCGTATCAATATACGGACAAAGAAGATCAAAGCGCTGGCGGCTGAAACTGACGCGGCCAAGCGGCTACAGACGATTCCGGGAGTTGGCCCTTTAACAGCCTTAGCGGTCGAGGCCTTCGCCCCATCAATGGAGAGCTTCCGATGCGGGCGGGACTTCGCGGCCTGGCTCGGTCTTGTCCCGCGACAATTCTCCTCGGGCGGAAAGGAGCGCCTTGGACGTATTTCGAAAGCGGGTCAGGCCGATATCCGCAGACTGCTTATCATAGGTGCAATGTCCCGTCTGAATTGGATGGGTCGAAGATCGATTCCAGAAAATTCCTGGCTCGCAGATATGCTTGCCAGGAAACCGAGAATGCTTGTGGCAATTGCCCTCGCCAACAAGATGGCCAGAACGATTTGGGCCCTGATAAAAAATGGTAATGAATACAGAATTCCGGCGCAGGCAGCAGTTGCATGA
- a CDS encoding TonB-dependent receptor codes for MRAVLSLTLGLLSVSTSSIAMAAQEQEAPPGEKEGSSGLEEIVVTATRREAKLQDVPVSVTAVTAETLGGAGVSQVRDLGQVAPGFISGRNVGANQPTIRGVGSSGVSPGDESNVATYVDGVYQADPFSTFIELVEIDRVEVLRGPQGTTFGRNATGGLVNVITPDPSFEMRGRIAGEYGRSRLKSNLFDVRGYITGGLTDAVAADLAVLYRSNDGYIKDLVRGGTLGDQKVFDVRSKLLWQPSDSAKLVLTGEYVEQKSTSNALQPYNNTNTRGLSYPGVILPTGPWQASTNIPPRLDFHSLKFALKTELNFDGFNVETTGAYQDSVTDYTTDSDSSNIFLGQIPIYGTAKNFSQEVRALSTSSGRFQWTAGVYAFYLKAGTSAQIITSNGLPGGPVSTLDLQPRITSRSFAGFAEGTYEIVPSLFVTVGARYTTEKKTFKQTVNGTTLAFGKTSRTFDKPTYRGIVRYQFAENANIYASYSTGFKSGVYNGSSTSPDPVNPEEIRSWEAGLKVEPLDWLRTNLSVFRYDYTDLQVQSRSPLANGNYILQNAGEARISGGEFELTASPLRGLQLNAAVSYNDGKYKNFPLAQTFVPLATGGNAAVTADVAGKRLIRSPEYTFSVGGAWKHEYSAGTARVNANLFHSARVYYDFANRFSQQPFTRVNGRDGVVAALPRRH; via the coding sequence ATGCGAGCAGTTCTGTCACTCACACTTGGTTTGCTGTCGGTTTCTACGTCGTCGATCGCCATGGCGGCGCAGGAACAAGAAGCGCCGCCGGGGGAAAAAGAGGGAAGCAGCGGTCTTGAGGAAATTGTCGTCACGGCGACCCGGCGAGAAGCAAAGCTCCAGGACGTGCCGGTTTCGGTCACTGCGGTCACGGCAGAGACGCTTGGCGGTGCTGGCGTGAGCCAAGTGCGTGATCTCGGGCAGGTTGCGCCCGGTTTCATTTCGGGCCGCAACGTGGGCGCCAATCAGCCCACTATCCGCGGCGTTGGCTCCAGCGGTGTCTCTCCCGGCGACGAATCGAACGTCGCGACCTATGTCGACGGCGTCTATCAGGCGGACCCATTCTCGACATTCATCGAACTCGTCGAGATCGATCGTGTGGAAGTGCTGCGCGGCCCGCAGGGTACAACCTTCGGTCGCAACGCGACGGGCGGGCTTGTCAACGTCATCACGCCCGATCCAAGCTTTGAAATGCGTGGGCGCATCGCCGGCGAATATGGCCGCAGTCGCCTTAAGTCGAATTTGTTCGACGTCCGCGGTTATATCACCGGCGGTCTGACCGACGCGGTGGCTGCGGATCTTGCGGTGCTCTACCGTTCGAACGACGGCTATATCAAGGATCTCGTTCGTGGCGGCACGCTGGGCGACCAGAAAGTTTTCGATGTCCGCAGCAAACTGCTTTGGCAGCCCAGCGATAGCGCAAAACTGGTTCTGACCGGCGAATATGTCGAACAGAAGTCAACGTCCAACGCACTGCAGCCCTATAACAACACCAACACAAGGGGGCTGAGTTATCCAGGAGTCATCCTCCCTACAGGGCCTTGGCAGGCGTCAACAAATATTCCACCGCGCCTGGACTTCCATAGCCTGAAGTTCGCGCTGAAGACTGAGCTGAACTTTGATGGGTTCAATGTCGAAACCACCGGTGCATATCAAGACAGCGTGACGGATTACACGACTGATTCGGACTCTTCGAACATCTTCCTTGGCCAGATCCCGATCTACGGTACGGCCAAAAACTTCAGCCAGGAAGTCCGCGCGCTATCGACGTCTTCCGGGCGGTTCCAATGGACGGCCGGCGTGTATGCCTTTTATCTGAAGGCGGGCACCTCTGCCCAGATCATCACCTCCAACGGCCTGCCGGGCGGACCTGTGTCGACCCTTGACCTGCAGCCGCGCATAACATCGCGATCCTTCGCCGGTTTTGCCGAAGGAACCTATGAGATCGTGCCCTCGCTGTTCGTAACCGTTGGGGCCCGCTACACGACGGAAAAGAAAACGTTCAAGCAGACGGTCAACGGTACGACGCTCGCTTTCGGCAAAACCAGCCGGACATTCGACAAGCCGACCTATCGCGGCATCGTGCGCTATCAGTTTGCAGAAAACGCCAATATCTATGCGAGCTACAGCACGGGGTTCAAGAGCGGCGTCTACAACGGTTCATCGACCTCGCCAGATCCGGTTAATCCCGAAGAGATCAGATCCTGGGAAGCCGGGTTGAAAGTCGAACCACTGGATTGGCTGCGGACCAACCTGTCAGTCTTCCGGTACGACTATACCGACCTTCAGGTTCAGTCACGAAGCCCGCTGGCAAACGGAAACTATATTCTCCAGAATGCGGGTGAAGCGAGGATTTCGGGTGGCGAGTTCGAATTGACGGCGTCGCCGCTCAGGGGCCTGCAGCTCAACGCGGCTGTGTCCTATAATGATGGCAAGTACAAAAACTTTCCGTTGGCCCAGACATTCGTGCCGCTGGCGACGGGGGGCAATGCTGCCGTCACGGCGGATGTCGCCGGCAAGCGGCTCATTCGCAGTCCCGAATACACCTTCTCGGTCGGCGGAGCCTGGAAGCATGAATATAGTGCCGGGACCGCACGCGTGAACGCTAATCTATTCCACAGCGCGCGCGTCTATTACGATTTTGCCAATCGCTTCTCTCAGCAACCCTTCACTCGGGTCAACGGTCGAGATGGGGTGGTTGCCGCCCTCCCCAGACGGCACTGA
- a CDS encoding nuclear transport factor 2 family protein, translating to MVEVVRDLEARRQIQDVLTRLSRGIDRLDRELMISCYHPDAIDHHGSYEGSAVGFADWVLERHAGKIEQCMHFLGQINLDIDGDTAVSELHVIVFYRLNKDGVDHDMMAPGRYLDRFERREGEWKIVERVTLHEKDRIDPVVFKMQGPFVDLLPKGRRDKEDPSYAFFNGN from the coding sequence ATGGTTGAAGTGGTGCGTGATCTTGAGGCGCGCCGGCAAATTCAGGATGTGCTGACGCGGTTGTCGCGGGGCATTGATCGCCTTGATCGCGAGTTGATGATTTCTTGTTATCACCCGGACGCGATCGACCATCACGGCTCCTATGAAGGATCGGCGGTCGGCTTTGCCGATTGGGTTCTTGAGCGACATGCAGGCAAGATCGAACAGTGCATGCATTTTCTAGGTCAGATCAATCTGGATATTGATGGTGACACCGCAGTCAGCGAATTGCACGTTATCGTCTTCTACCGCTTGAACAAGGATGGCGTGGATCACGACATGATGGCGCCTGGCCGGTATCTCGACCGGTTCGAACGGCGGGAGGGCGAGTGGAAGATCGTCGAGCGCGTGACGCTGCATGAAAAGGACCGCATCGACCCCGTCGTGTTCAAGATGCAGGGTCCCTTCGTCGACCTGCTGCCTAAGGGGCGCCGGGATAAGGAAGATCCATCTTACGCGTTTTTCAACGGCAATTGA
- the ccmA gene encoding heme ABC exporter ATP-binding protein CcmA, with translation MSRTGLHLSGVACVRGGRLLFRGVDLAMEPGGSALLKGPNGIGKSSLIRICAGLLRASAGTVERHGRIALADERLALDMEQSLDAALGFWARLDAAAPDALDAAMAAMALEPLRQVPVRMLSTGQRKRAALARVIAGGAPIWLLDEPGNGLDDAALELLGDAVAGHLAKGGIVVAASHQPLPLATPVVLAMQDHVAMAEEA, from the coding sequence ATGAGCCGGACGGGATTGCACCTGTCGGGCGTCGCCTGCGTGCGCGGCGGGCGGTTGCTGTTCCGCGGCGTCGATCTGGCGATGGAACCGGGCGGCAGCGCGCTGCTGAAGGGACCGAACGGCATCGGCAAGTCCAGCTTGATCCGCATCTGCGCCGGGCTGTTGCGGGCCTCCGCGGGGACGGTGGAGCGCCATGGCCGGATCGCGCTGGCCGATGAACGGCTGGCGCTGGACATGGAACAATCGCTGGATGCGGCGCTCGGTTTCTGGGCGCGGCTGGACGCGGCGGCTCCGGATGCTCTGGACGCGGCGATGGCGGCGATGGCGCTGGAGCCGCTTCGCCAGGTGCCGGTGCGCATGTTGTCGACCGGCCAGCGCAAGCGGGCGGCGCTGGCGCGCGTGATCGCGGGCGGCGCACCGATCTGGCTGCTGGATGAGCCGGGCAACGGGCTGGACGATGCGGCGCTGGAACTGCTGGGCGATGCGGTGGCGGGGCATCTGGCGAAGGGCGGCATCGTCGTTGCTGCGTCGCACCAGCCGCTGCCGCTGGCGACGCCGGTGGTATTGGCCATGCAGGATCATGTCGCGATGGCGGAGGAGGCGTGA
- a CDS encoding MFS transporter, whose amino-acid sequence MVEIVSDVALAKVPALEKPFSTFLGNQQAKRSIIGSFLGMTLESYDFLLYGAATATVFAPLFFSSLDSGLASLLALLTFAAGFLTRPLGGLFFGHFGDKIGRKPMMIISLALIGSATTIIGLLPTYDQIGAAAPIALVAMRLIQGFALGGEYGGAILMSVEHAPARKKGFVGALTQAGTGLGLILATVIMLLSAHFTGDKYMVWGWRIPFLLASVMFLIGIYIRRFSTETPGFLAIQAQHKLSKAPLVKVVKRYPKEILLISIIFMTAQGNFYVATVFMASYAATFGVPASTMLLASAVSSVFQIFGAIFAGMLSDKFGRAPVMVTAAFAIAVMIIPLFLVMSTQSTLLITAALSLMVLAQSAFFGPCAALITESFSPEVRYSGVSIGASLGAILGGGVTVSVVATLIRANSGAITWAVAYLVCLTTAGAICVLFLKNRRWDPGLSSAPDATLRGR is encoded by the coding sequence ATGGTAGAGATCGTGTCCGATGTCGCGCTGGCTAAAGTGCCCGCGTTGGAAAAGCCATTTTCCACCTTTCTCGGCAACCAACAGGCCAAGCGGTCGATCATTGGCAGCTTCCTCGGCATGACGCTAGAATCGTATGATTTCCTTCTCTACGGCGCCGCCACCGCGACTGTGTTCGCGCCGCTTTTCTTTTCATCGCTGGATTCGGGACTCGCATCGCTCCTAGCACTTTTGACGTTCGCGGCCGGTTTCCTGACACGACCGCTCGGCGGCCTGTTCTTTGGGCATTTCGGCGACAAGATCGGGCGGAAGCCGATGATGATAATCAGCCTGGCGCTGATCGGCTCCGCAACGACCATTATCGGACTCCTTCCAACCTACGACCAGATCGGGGCCGCTGCGCCGATTGCGCTCGTGGCCATGCGGTTGATCCAAGGGTTCGCACTGGGAGGCGAATATGGCGGCGCAATTCTGATGTCGGTGGAGCATGCGCCGGCCAGGAAAAAGGGGTTTGTCGGAGCATTGACGCAAGCCGGAACCGGGCTCGGCCTCATCCTCGCGACGGTCATCATGCTACTGTCAGCTCATTTCACCGGCGACAAATATATGGTCTGGGGTTGGCGCATTCCATTCCTGCTGGCCTCTGTGATGTTCTTGATCGGCATCTATATCCGCAGGTTCTCGACTGAAACGCCGGGGTTTCTGGCAATTCAGGCGCAGCACAAATTGAGCAAAGCACCGCTGGTCAAGGTAGTAAAGAGATACCCCAAGGAAATTCTGCTCATTTCTATTATATTCATGACCGCCCAGGGCAACTTCTACGTCGCGACTGTATTTATGGCCAGCTATGCTGCAACCTTTGGCGTGCCGGCAAGCACGATGCTGCTAGCTTCGGCGGTATCTTCTGTTTTCCAGATTTTCGGTGCGATCTTTGCCGGCATGCTCTCCGACAAGTTTGGTCGTGCACCCGTCATGGTGACGGCGGCCTTTGCAATTGCGGTCATGATCATCCCCCTGTTCTTGGTCATGTCCACGCAAAGCACCCTGCTTATCACGGCGGCCCTGTCGTTGATGGTGCTGGCTCAGTCAGCGTTCTTCGGGCCTTGCGCGGCCTTAATCACCGAATCCTTTTCGCCCGAAGTGCGCTATTCTGGGGTCTCAATTGGTGCGAGCTTGGGCGCTATCCTAGGCGGAGGCGTGACGGTCTCTGTCGTTGCCACGCTAATCCGCGCAAACAGCGGCGCGATCACCTGGGCCGTCGCCTATCTGGTGTGCCTAACCACCGCGGGCGCGATTTGCGTCCTTTTTCTAAAGAACCGACGTTGGGACCCCGGCTTGAGCAGCGCACCGGATGCGACGCTCCGGGGGCGATGA
- a CDS encoding flavin reductase family protein, giving the protein MDQVIEQYRQALRRLAKAVVVITSFDGQSRYAMAATAVSELSFEPPSMLICVNRSASLYPVLAAKAPFAVNILSQGHVDLAALCSSAVKGEARFETAAWRMSSANVPILLGSQASISCSNVHQIDHGSHSIFLGNVVDVSLSDGIDPLVYMNGAYGRVELAREAGSRPPP; this is encoded by the coding sequence ATGGACCAGGTGATTGAACAATACAGGCAGGCCTTGCGGCGCTTGGCAAAGGCGGTGGTCGTCATCACGTCGTTCGACGGGCAATCGCGCTATGCGATGGCGGCCACCGCAGTCAGCGAATTGAGCTTCGAGCCGCCTTCGATGCTGATCTGCGTCAACCGTTCGGCGTCGTTATATCCGGTGCTCGCCGCCAAGGCCCCGTTTGCCGTCAATATCCTGTCGCAGGGCCACGTGGATCTAGCGGCGCTTTGCTCGAGCGCGGTCAAGGGCGAAGCGCGGTTCGAAACGGCGGCTTGGCGGATGTCGAGCGCGAACGTGCCGATCCTTTTGGGCTCTCAGGCAAGCATCTCGTGCAGCAACGTGCACCAGATCGACCATGGATCGCACAGCATCTTCCTCGGCAACGTGGTGGATGTCAGCCTGAGCGATGGCATTGACCCGCTGGTCTATATGAACGGCGCCTATGGGCGCGTCGAGCTGGCGCGGGAAGCCGGGAGCCGGCCGCCTCCGTGA
- a CDS encoding SDR family NAD(P)-dependent oxidoreductase yields MQQSLSGKVAVVTGAARGIGQAIAVKLAANGATVVLVDEQFTAGVNILRLRLR; encoded by the coding sequence ATGCAACAGAGCCTGTCTGGTAAAGTGGCGGTGGTCACCGGGGCGGCACGCGGAATCGGACAAGCGATTGCGGTCAAGCTTGCCGCGAATGGTGCGACTGTCGTGCTCGTCGACGAGCAATTCACGGCGGGAGTCAATATACTCAGGCTACGCCTTCGATAA
- a CDS encoding 4a-hydroxytetrahydrobiopterin dehydratase, with translation MIAKLDGEERALALRDLPEWAAVQDPDGIRRLFTFKDFTAAFGFMTQVALLAEKADHHPEWSNVYNRVDIILTTHDAGGLSRRDIDLATQIDALL, from the coding sequence ATGATCGCGAAACTGGATGGGGAGGAACGGGCGCTGGCGCTCAGGGATCTGCCCGAATGGGCGGCCGTTCAGGATCCCGACGGCATCCGCCGCCTTTTCACCTTCAAGGATTTCACCGCCGCCTTCGGTTTCATGACGCAGGTGGCGCTGCTCGCGGAAAAGGCGGACCATCATCCCGAATGGTCGAATGTCTACAACCGCGTCGACATCATATTGACCACCCATGATGCGGGCGGCCTGTCGCGCCGTGACATCGACCTCGCCACGCAGATCGACGCGCTATTGTGA
- a CDS encoding SDR family NAD(P)-dependent oxidoreductase: protein MRVHLADRIVLVVGGGSGIGEGIARSFGSVGAKVVVADLNAAAAEQVARDIAANVGTAISVSLDITQAAQAQAGVSAALDAFHQLDIVVNVAGVLTPSPIEEMSAETWRQTFAVNVDGAFHLARAALPALRSSSSAAFINISSLAGGTAYPNGGAYGPSKAALNSLMQQLAVEWAPSGVRVNVVSPGTIDTLAVRQKMPTAVISSRVSSIPLGRLGTVQEIAELVLFLASPAASYITGEVINCDGGLSQTLFTQKSLGSR, encoded by the coding sequence ATGCGTGTCCACCTGGCTGATCGCATAGTGCTGGTCGTTGGCGGCGGCAGCGGCATTGGCGAGGGCATCGCGCGGAGTTTCGGCAGTGTGGGCGCCAAGGTCGTCGTTGCGGACCTGAATGCCGCGGCGGCCGAGCAAGTTGCGCGCGACATCGCTGCAAACGTTGGAACGGCCATCTCAGTTAGCTTGGACATCACCCAAGCTGCCCAGGCGCAGGCCGGCGTGTCCGCAGCTCTTGACGCATTTCACCAGTTGGACATCGTCGTCAACGTCGCCGGCGTCCTCACGCCTTCTCCGATCGAGGAAATGTCGGCTGAAACGTGGCGCCAAACTTTCGCCGTAAATGTCGACGGCGCCTTCCATCTGGCACGCGCGGCCTTGCCCGCCTTGCGGAGCAGTTCTAGCGCAGCCTTCATCAACATCTCCTCGCTCGCTGGTGGGACTGCATATCCCAATGGCGGGGCCTACGGTCCTAGCAAAGCTGCGTTGAACTCGTTGATGCAACAACTCGCAGTCGAGTGGGCGCCATCCGGGGTTCGTGTGAACGTCGTCAGTCCTGGTACCATCGATACCTTGGCGGTCCGCCAGAAGATGCCCACCGCGGTGATATCCAGTCGAGTTTCAAGCATTCCCCTGGGCCGGTTGGGAACGGTTCAGGAAATTGCTGAGCTAGTTCTTTTTCTCGCTTCGCCGGCAGCTTCGTACATCACGGGCGAGGTCATCAATTGCGACGGCGGCCTGTCCCAGACCCTTTTTACGCAGAAATCACTCGGGAGCCGGTGA
- a CDS encoding heme exporter protein CcmB gives MNILLTLALRDLRQAWQSAGLWLPVAFLLLVASLYPFAVGPDAALLRRSGGGMLWIAALLASLLPVDRLVAPDRDAGVLDQIALRGIGEEMVVLARLIAHWLGFGPALMIATLPAAALLKLDGTTIGMLETGLLIGTPALAALGLLVATLTAGLRSSGALAGLLALPLAVPLLIFGAGTLGDGSGAALKFLGAASLLLVAITPFAGGAAIRAGRE, from the coding sequence GTGAATATCCTCCTCACTTTGGCGCTTCGGGATTTGCGGCAGGCTTGGCAATCCGCCGGTCTGTGGTTGCCCGTCGCCTTTCTGTTGCTGGTCGCCAGCCTCTACCCCTTTGCCGTGGGGCCGGATGCGGCGCTGCTGCGGCGGAGCGGCGGCGGGATGCTGTGGATCGCCGCGCTGCTTGCCAGCCTCTTGCCGGTGGACCGGCTGGTCGCGCCGGACCGGGATGCGGGCGTGCTCGACCAGATTGCGCTGCGCGGGATCGGGGAAGAGATGGTCGTGCTGGCGCGGCTGATTGCGCACTGGCTGGGTTTCGGCCCGGCGCTGATGATCGCCACCCTGCCCGCCGCCGCCCTGTTGAAGCTGGACGGGACGACCATCGGCATGCTGGAAACGGGACTGCTGATCGGCACGCCTGCCCTGGCGGCGCTGGGCCTGCTGGTGGCGACGTTGACGGCGGGACTGCGGTCTAGCGGCGCGCTGGCGGGACTGCTGGCGCTCCCGCTGGCGGTGCCGCTGCTGATCTTCGGTGCGGGGACGCTGGGCGACGGCAGCGGCGCTGCGCTCAAATTCTTAGGGGCGGCTTCGCTGTTGCTGGTCGCCATCACCCCCTTTGCCGGGGGCGCGGCCATTCGCGCCGGGCGGGAATAA